One Palaemon carinicauda isolate YSFRI2023 chromosome 5, ASM3689809v2, whole genome shotgun sequence DNA window includes the following coding sequences:
- the LOC137641094 gene encoding circumsporozoite protein-like, which translates to MTAFVVVVVVALQNHFRVKYRLNGNAKPEAKFKVKYRLDGNAKPEAKFKVKYRLDGSAKPEAKFKVKYRLNGSAKPEAKFKVKYRLNGSAKPEAKFKVKYRLNGNAKPEAKFKVKYRLNGNAKPEAKFKVKYRLNGSAKPEAKFKVKYRLNGNAKPEAKFKVKYRLNGNAKPEAKFKVKYRLNGSAKPEAKFKVKYRLNGSAKPEAKFKVNTLDGNAKPEAKFKVKYRLNGSAKPEAKFKVKYRLNGNAKPEAKFKVKYRLNGNAKPEAKFKVKYRLDGNAKPEAKFKVKYRLDGNSKPEAKFKVKYRLNGSAKPEAKFKVKYRLNGSAKPEAKFKVKYRLNGSAKPEAKFKVKYRLNGNAKPKDKTITIFFLLATIHCTKYNP; encoded by the coding sequence atgactgcatttgttgttgttgttgttgtagcgtTACAAAACCATTTCAGAGTAAAGTATAGATTAAACGGAAATGCAAAACCCGAGGCAAAATTCAAAGTAAAGTATAGATTAGACGGAAATGCAAAACCCGAGGCAAAATTCAAAGTAAAGTATAGATTAGACGGAAGTGCAAAACCCGAGGCTAAATTCAAAGTAAAGTATAGATTAAACGGAAGTGCAAAACCCGAGGCTAAATTCAAAGTAAAGTACAGATTAAACGGAAGTGCAAAACCCGAGGCTAAATTCAAAGTAAAGTACAGATTAAACGGAAATGCAAAACCCGAGGCTAAATTCAAAGTAAAGTACAGATTAAACGGAAATGCAAAACCCGAGGCTAAATTCAAAGTAAAGTATAGATTAAACGGAAGTGCAAAACCCGAGGCTAAATTCAAAGTAAAGTACAGATTAAACGGAAATGCAAAACCCGAGGCTAAATTCAAAGTAAAGTACAGATTAAACGGAAATGCAAAACCCGAGGCTAAATTCAAAGTAAAGTATAGATTAAACGGAAGTGCAAAACCCGAGGCTAAATTCAAAGTAAAGTACAGATTAAACGGAAGTGCAAAACCCGAGGCTAAATTCAAAGTAAATACGTTAGACGGAAATGCAAAACCCGAGGCTAAATTCAAAGTAAAGTACAGATTAAACGGAAGTGCAAAACCCGAGGCTAAATTCAAAGTAAAGTACAGATTAAACGGAAATGCAAAACCCGAGGCTAAATTCAAAGTAAAGTACAGATTAAACGGAAATGCAAAACCCGAGGCAAAATTCAAAGTAAAGTATAGATTAGACGGAAATGCAAAACCCGAGGCTAAATTCAAAGTAAAGTATAGATTAGACGGAAATTCAAAACCCGAGGCTAAATTCAAAGTAAAGTACAGATTAAACGGAAGTGCAAAACCCGAGGCTAAATTCAAAGTAAAGTACAGATTAAACGGAAGTGCAAAACCCGAGGCTAAATTCAAAGTAAAGTACAGATTAAACGGAAGTGCAAAACCCGAGGCTAAATTCAAAGTAAAGTATAGATTAAACGGAAATGCAAAACCCAAAGATAaaacaataaccattttttttttgcttgcaacaATTCACTGTACAAAATATAATCCGTAA
- the LOC137641095 gene encoding uncharacterized protein, which yields MGRSARETKGWEDVQEKRKDGKKWKRIERMGRSAREKKGWEEVQEKRKDGKMCKRNERMRRCARETKGWEEMEEKRKDGKKCKRNERMGRCARETKGWEEVQEKRKDGKMCKRNERMGRNGRETKGWEDVQEKRKDGKKCKRNERMGRCARETKGWEEMEEK from the coding sequence ATGGGAAGAAGTGCAAGAGAAACGAAAGGATGGGAAGATGTGCAAGAGAAACGAAAGGATGGGAAGAAATGGAAGAGAATCGAAAGGATGGGAAGAAGTGCAAGAGAAAAGAAAGGATGGGAAGAAGTGCAAGAGAAACGAAAGGATGGGAAGATGTGCAAGAGAAACGAAAGGATGAGAAGATGTGCAAGAGAAACGAAAGGATGGGAAGAAATGGAAGAGAAACGAAAGGATGGGAAGAAGTGCAAGAGAAACGAAAGGATGGGAAGATGTGCAAGAGAAACGAAAGGATGGGAAGAAGTGCAAGAGAAACGAAAGGATGGGAAGATGTGCAAGAGAAACGAAAGGATGGGAAGAAATGGAAGAGAAACGAAAGGATGGGAAGATGTGCAAGAGAAACGAAAGGATGGGAAGAAGTGCAAGAGAAACGAAAGGATGGGAAGATGTGCAAGAGAAACGAAAGGATGGGAAGAAATGGAAGAGAAATGA
- the LOC137641096 gene encoding cylicin-2-like, which yields MASGNCEHQRHIEEEEEEEEEEEEEEEEEEEEEEALHEEKQKNGMKSKRNERMGRSARETKGWEEMEEKRKDGKKWKRNERIGRSARETKGWEDVQEKRKDGKKWKRIERMGRSARETKGWEEMEEKRKDRKKCKRNEKMGRSARETKGWEEMEEKRKDGKKWKRNERIGRSARETKGWEDVQEKRKDGKKWKRIERMGRSARETKGWEEMEEKRKDRKKCKRNERMGRCARETKGWEEMEEKRKDGKMCKRNERMGRNGRETKGWEEVQEKRKDGKMCKRNERMGRNGRESKGWEELQEKRKDGKKCKRNERMGRNGRETKGWEDVQEKRKDGKMCKRNERTGRNGRDAKGWEEVQEKRKDGKMCKRNERMGRNGRETKGWEDV from the coding sequence gaagaaaaacaaaagaatgGGATGAAGTCCAAGAGAAACGAAAGGATGGGAAGAAGTGCAAGAGAAACGAAAGGATGGGAAGAAATGGAAGAGAAACGAAAGGATGGGAAGAAATGGAAGAGAAACGAAAGGATAGGAAGAAGTGCAAGAGAAACGAAAGGATGGGAAGATGTGCAAGAGAAACGAAAGGATGGCAAGAAATGGAAGAGAATCGAAAGGATGGGAAGAAGTGCAAGAGAAACGAAAGGATGGGAAGAAATGGAAGAGAAACGAAAGGATAGGAAGAAATGCAAGAGAAACGAAAAGATGGGAAGAAGTGCAAGAGAAACGAAAGGATGGGAAGAAATGGAAGAGAAACGAAAGGATGGGAAGAAATGGAAGAGAAACGAAAGGATAGGAAGAAGTGCAAGAGAAACGAAAGGATGGGAAGATGTGCAAGAGAAACGAAAGGATGGCAAGAAATGGAAGAGAATCGAAAGGATGGGAAGAAGTGCAAGAGAAACGAAAGGATGGGAAGAAATGGAAGAGAAACGAAAGGATAGGAAGAAATGCAAGAGAAACGAAAGGATGGGAAGATGTGCAAGAGAAACGAAAGGATGGGAAGAAATGGAAGAGAAACGAAAGGATGGGAAGATGTGTAAGAGAAACGAAAGGATGGGAAGAAATGGAAGAGAAACGAAAGGATGGGAAGAAGTGCAAGAGAAACGAAAGGATGGGAAGATGTGCAAGAGAAACGAAAGGATGGGAAGAAATGGAAGAGAATCGAAAGGATGGGAAGAATTGCAAGAGAAACGAAAGGATGGGAAGAAGTGCAAGAGAAACGAAAGGATGGGAAGAAATGGAAGAGAAACGAAAGGATGGGAAGATGTGCAAGAGAAACGAAAGGATGGGAAGATGTGCAAGAGAAACGAAAGGACGGGAAGAAATGGAAGAGACGCGAAAGGATGGGAAGAAGTGCAAGAGAAACGAAAGGATGGGAAGATGTGCAAGAGAAACGAAAGGATGGGAAGAAATGGAAGAGAAACGAAAGGATGGGAAGATGTGTAA